The following proteins come from a genomic window of Selenomonadales bacterium:
- a CDS encoding ABC transporter permease — MQKTLALFLQDARLSLKGIYFYMEVLIAVVFVAVMLFLVPENFERTQTLHVLLELSEPARSAVAQQLAAEGANVVPAPSRTELEQAMQRNRMSGGLVVSSVGEKLKFELVLQGHESERIRQLQQASLEGAFLARLPNVRDALTTTTLQIGAPRLSDKRGIVPIYLTMNVALMGLFIIAAYVFLDKEEGVIKALSVSPLAPWQYLASKMMVMLCLGLASALVVVTFLGGTPNLLWLVGLVVASNLFGSALGLLIASYFDSMVQAMEVLYTSMVVLMFAAYSYLMPAFSPWWVRILPTYSMLFAFRETLLVGGDMRLVLMTMLMLLLLGAVAFYAANRRYQRTIAA; from the coding sequence ATGCAAAAGACACTGGCCTTGTTCCTGCAAGACGCTAGGCTGTCCCTTAAGGGAATCTACTTTTACATGGAGGTTCTTATTGCGGTTGTCTTTGTAGCGGTAATGCTCTTTTTGGTGCCCGAGAACTTCGAGCGCACACAGACGCTGCACGTGCTTCTTGAGTTATCTGAGCCTGCCCGCTCCGCCGTGGCACAACAACTTGCCGCAGAGGGCGCTAACGTGGTGCCAGCTCCTTCCCGCACTGAGCTAGAGCAGGCGATGCAGCGTAACCGAATGAGCGGAGGCTTAGTTGTATCTTCCGTCGGCGAAAAGCTAAAGTTCGAGCTAGTGCTGCAAGGTCACGAAAGCGAGCGCATCCGACAACTGCAGCAGGCCTCACTTGAGGGGGCGTTTCTGGCACGTCTACCGAACGTTCGCGACGCGCTTACGACTACTACGCTGCAAATAGGCGCGCCGCGCCTAAGTGACAAGCGAGGCATTGTCCCCATCTACTTGACGATGAACGTAGCGCTGATGGGGCTGTTTATTATCGCAGCTTATGTCTTTCTCGACAAAGAAGAAGGCGTAATCAAGGCGCTGTCCGTTTCGCCGCTGGCCCCTTGGCAGTACCTAGCCAGCAAGATGATGGTGATGCTGTGCCTTGGGTTAGCTAGTGCGTTAGTGGTAGTTACGTTCCTTGGCGGCACGCCTAACCTCCTTTGGCTGGTCGGACTAGTTGTAGCCAGCAACTTGTTTGGCTCGGCGCTCGGGCTCCTCATTGCCAGCTACTTTGACTCCATGGTGCAAGCAATGGAGGTTCTATACACGTCCATGGTTGTGCTAATGTTCGCAGCCTACTCCTATCTGATGCCCGCATTCTCACCCTGGTGGGTGCGCATACTGCCTACGTACTCCATGCTGTTTGCCTTTCGCGAGACGTTGCTGGTAGGGGGAGACATGCGGTTGGTGCTTATGACCATGCTCATGCTCTTATTGCTTGGGGCCGTTGCCTTCTACGCAGCAAATCGCCGCTATCAACGAACCATAGCGGCGTAA
- a CDS encoding ABC transporter permease — MKRILSIARRDLKSGLRDFLVVYLMLAPVLFALLLRLFAGGVAASPLRVAVFEDGAAIAAELATFAHVEQFPTRDALVERVLRIDDVLGVVATPAGKEIIAQGNEMPGADAALRNVLHRLGREEGDLPVIVAVSDIGFAVSPLLLQGGLLLVIMTTVFGGMLILLNLIEEKMSNTLSAMNVTPASRTEFILGKGLLGFLTPVFGGSVAVYILGFRDFNLAMFLVSIVSLAFISLIVGFLIGITNDEPISGIAAMKGVFVPVFASVLGAMFLAERWQFVLYWSPFYWGYLSMNAILLGEATWGQVLQNSAFILAITGIVFASLRPRIARGLR; from the coding sequence ATGAAGCGAATACTCTCTATTGCGCGGCGCGACCTAAAAAGCGGTCTGCGTGACTTTCTGGTAGTTTACCTTATGCTCGCTCCAGTGCTTTTCGCTTTACTTCTGCGCCTCTTTGCCGGTGGCGTTGCCGCAAGTCCGCTTAGGGTAGCAGTGTTCGAGGACGGCGCGGCGATAGCTGCTGAGCTGGCGACTTTTGCGCATGTCGAGCAGTTCCCCACGCGCGACGCCCTTGTTGAGCGCGTGTTGCGCATTGACGATGTACTCGGCGTCGTGGCTACGCCGGCGGGGAAAGAAATCATAGCGCAAGGCAACGAAATGCCCGGCGCGGATGCAGCGTTGCGGAACGTCTTGCATCGCCTCGGCAGAGAGGAGGGCGACTTGCCTGTTATTGTGGCAGTTAGCGACATAGGGTTCGCAGTATCGCCTCTGCTTCTCCAAGGGGGGCTCCTCTTGGTAATCATGACGACAGTGTTTGGTGGTATGCTTATCTTGCTTAACCTCATCGAAGAAAAGATGAGCAACACCCTAAGCGCTATGAACGTCACGCCCGCGAGCCGCACGGAGTTTATCCTGGGCAAGGGCTTGCTTGGCTTTCTTACGCCCGTGTTTGGGGGAAGCGTAGCTGTCTATATCCTAGGGTTTAGGGACTTTAACCTGGCCATGTTCTTAGTGAGCATCGTGAGCTTAGCGTTTATTAGCTTAATCGTCGGCTTCCTGATTGGCATCACCAATGACGAGCCTATCTCGGGCATTGCCGCCATGAAGGGCGTGTTTGTACCTGTCTTTGCCTCGGTGCTGGGGGCGATGTTCTTAGCCGAGCGCTGGCAGTTTGTCCTCTACTGGTCGCCGTTTTACTGGGGCTACCTCAGCATGAACGCGATTTTGCTGGGTGAGGCGACGTGGGGGCAAGTTCTGCAGAACAGCGCGTTTATCCTAGCCATAACCGGCATCGTCTTTGCCTCCCTGCGCCCGCGCATAGCGCGTGGACTACGTTAA
- a CDS encoding dihydrodipicolinate synthase family protein: protein MYSGIYAPVPTPFAGEDIAWDRFAGNVAKWGTTSLSGLVVGGSNGEFCLLEREEKAELVRVAREMLPANFQVIAGTGEESTQGTLRLTRACAAAGADAALVLNPYYYKDTYSEAALKRFFLTVAEASPIPVLLYNMPKNTGLNLSAKLVIELSTHPNIAGLKDSSGNIVQIAEIVQNVRSGFVTLAGSASFLLASLTVGAVGGTMALANVLPFECTEIVRLFNAGDLAQARVLQQRLLAPNHAVTARFGVAGLKAAIELFGYYGGDPRPPLLPLTTAERQEVAKVFGGTP, encoded by the coding sequence ATGTACTCTGGTATTTACGCCCCGGTGCCGACCCCTTTTGCGGGAGAAGATATCGCTTGGGACAGGTTTGCGGGAAACGTCGCCAAATGGGGAACAACCTCTCTGTCCGGCTTAGTCGTCGGCGGCAGCAACGGCGAGTTTTGTCTGTTGGAGCGAGAGGAAAAGGCGGAGCTAGTGCGAGTGGCGCGTGAAATGCTGCCGGCGAATTTTCAGGTTATCGCGGGCACGGGCGAAGAATCGACGCAGGGCACGCTGCGCTTGACCCGCGCCTGTGCCGCGGCCGGTGCTGATGCCGCGCTGGTGCTTAACCCCTACTACTACAAGGATACATATTCGGAGGCAGCGCTGAAGCGCTTCTTTCTTACCGTGGCCGAAGCCTCGCCCATACCGGTGCTCCTCTATAACATGCCCAAGAATACGGGGCTTAACTTAAGCGCGAAGTTAGTTATCGAGCTCTCGACGCATCCAAATATCGCCGGGCTAAAGGACAGCTCCGGCAACATCGTGCAAATCGCCGAGATTGTGCAAAACGTGCGAAGCGGGTTCGTTACTCTCGCCGGTTCAGCTAGCTTCTTGCTGGCGTCTTTGACGGTGGGTGCGGTAGGCGGAACGATGGCGCTCGCGAACGTCCTGCCTTTTGAGTGTACAGAAATCGTTAGGCTGTTTAACGCCGGCGATTTGGCGCAAGCAAGAGTGCTGCAGCAGCGCCTCCTCGCGCCAAACCACGCCGTCACGGCGCGCTTTGGCGTCGCCGGCCTAAAGGCCGCCATCGAGCTCTTTGGCTACTACGGCGGCGACCCCCGCCCCCCGCTTTTGCCGCTGACAACCGCAGAACGCCAAGAAGTCGCTAAAGTGTTCGGAGGAACCCCTTAA
- a CDS encoding ABC transporter ATP-binding protein: protein MNKAVELRKVSRTYTLHGNVVRALDEVDLEIPAGILASIVGPSGSGKTTLLNVIGGLDRASSGEIYLHGESMHNLSEASLVAHRRKLLGYIFQSYNLIPNLSAVENVELPLEFARYPKAQRRKRAEQCLQLAELGSGRYRHRPAQLSGGEQQRVAIARALANDPKVILADEPTGNLDQKTGGQILKLLRNLVDTEQRTIILISHDSEVAGATDFTAELADGTLRRIVRREH from the coding sequence ATGAATAAGGCCGTGGAACTACGCAAAGTAAGCCGGACATATACACTACATGGCAACGTCGTACGCGCATTAGACGAAGTTGACTTGGAAATTCCGGCGGGGATTCTAGCTTCCATCGTCGGCCCAAGTGGCAGCGGAAAGACTACTCTGCTAAACGTCATCGGTGGGCTGGACCGTGCGAGCAGTGGCGAAATCTATCTGCATGGCGAGAGTATGCACAATCTCTCTGAGGCGAGTCTGGTCGCACATCGTCGCAAGCTGCTTGGGTACATTTTCCAGTCGTATAATCTCATCCCGAACCTGTCGGCTGTCGAGAACGTAGAACTGCCGCTCGAGTTCGCGCGATATCCTAAGGCCCAGCGCCGTAAACGCGCTGAGCAATGCTTACAGCTAGCGGAGCTAGGCTCGGGCCGTTATCGCCACCGCCCGGCTCAGCTCTCCGGCGGCGAGCAGCAACGGGTGGCCATAGCGCGGGCTTTAGCTAACGACCCCAAGGTTATTCTAGCAGACGAGCCGACCGGAAACCTAGACCAAAAGACTGGTGGGCAGATTCTTAAGTTATTGCGCAATCTAGTGGACACGGAGCAGCGCACCATCATCCTCATCTCACACGACAGCGAAGTTGCCGGGGCCACGGATTTTACGGCCGAGTTGGCGGATGGCACACTGCGGCGCATAGTGCGGCGCGAACACTAG
- a CDS encoding ABC transporter permease has product MHNVYRGVRNITRSKVRTLTVALLIGLTICLSITMMAINVAVGEQVQTVEASMGNLVEIRPAGTFGGFGRAEPMAASLVEGMSEVPHVVEVAPMVVFQQMRRPTRQEMNDPAIVEALLRERMAVMGIVPGQRLRLMGGGTAEITAGRTFTAEDAGQDVAVIGSAIAENRALELGGLITVNGVDMTVIGIATSGTQFGDGSVFLPLDTAQRVLEMPDQLSQIYITVDSLPNVSGVVAALKEIVGESADVVSQGEMMLERVSQAMNLVRGTTNTGLWLAFGTTGLVISATMFLIIRERQREIGVLKALGSSSGDLLSGFAWESVSLAAIGALVGILLFATVGQSLATTVLAQALPQTQRLAGPLQGGMQGGMQALRGLGGALMRGGVWQAQLGNVSVSLSIDLMLKALGAALGLGLLGGLLPALFALRLKPAEVLRNE; this is encoded by the coding sequence ATGCATAACGTTTACCGCGGCGTGCGCAATATTACGCGCAGCAAGGTTCGTACTCTTACCGTAGCCTTACTCATCGGCTTGACCATCTGTCTTAGTATCACCATGATGGCCATCAATGTGGCGGTAGGGGAACAAGTGCAGACGGTGGAAGCCTCAATGGGTAATTTAGTCGAGATTCGTCCGGCAGGTACGTTTGGCGGGTTTGGGCGAGCCGAACCTATGGCTGCCTCGCTGGTTGAAGGCATGTCAGAAGTGCCGCATGTAGTAGAGGTGGCGCCGATGGTTGTTTTTCAACAGATGCGCAGGCCCACCCGCCAGGAAATGAACGACCCGGCGATAGTGGAAGCGCTCCTTCGCGAACGCATGGCTGTTATGGGTATTGTCCCGGGACAGAGATTGCGCTTAATGGGTGGTGGCACTGCCGAAATTACAGCAGGTCGCACTTTTACGGCGGAGGATGCAGGCCAGGACGTTGCCGTCATCGGCAGCGCCATAGCCGAGAACCGTGCGCTTGAGTTAGGCGGCCTAATTACTGTCAACGGCGTCGACATGACCGTAATTGGCATTGCCACGAGCGGGACTCAATTTGGAGACGGCAGCGTATTTTTACCGCTTGACACAGCCCAGCGCGTGCTTGAGATGCCCGACCAGCTGTCCCAGATTTACATCACGGTCGACTCCCTCCCTAATGTGTCGGGCGTCGTGGCGGCGCTCAAGGAAATCGTAGGCGAAAGTGCCGACGTTGTCTCGCAAGGTGAAATGATGCTTGAGCGCGTCAGCCAAGCTATGAACCTCGTGCGGGGCACGACAAACACGGGCTTATGGTTAGCATTCGGCACCACGGGACTCGTCATTAGCGCCACTATGTTCCTCATCATCCGCGAGCGGCAACGTGAAATAGGCGTGCTTAAGGCTCTAGGCTCAAGCAGCGGCGACCTATTGTCCGGATTTGCCTGGGAGAGTGTAAGCTTGGCAGCCATCGGCGCCTTGGTGGGCATCCTGCTGTTCGCGACTGTAGGTCAGTCTCTGGCCACCACGGTTTTAGCCCAGGCCCTGCCGCAAACACAACGCCTAGCCGGCCCGCTGCAAGGCGGCATGCAGGGCGGAATGCAGGCTCTGCGGGGACTCGGTGGGGCGCTTATGCGCGGCGGCGTCTGGCAAGCACAGCTAGGCAATGTCTCTGTCAGTCTGTCTATTGACCTGATGCTCAAAGCTCTAGGTGCGGCGTTAGGGCTTGGCCTACTTGGCGGGTTACTCCCTGCATTGTTCGCACTGCGACTCAAGCCCGCGGAGGTGTTACGCAATGAATAA